The proteins below come from a single Balaenoptera ricei isolate mBalRic1 chromosome 17, mBalRic1.hap2, whole genome shotgun sequence genomic window:
- the CHCHD7 gene encoding coiled-coil-helix-coiled-coil-helix domain-containing protein 7: MSVVTGRLRDPDINPCLLESDASTRCMDENNYERGRCSTHFLKYKNCRKFWNAIMIQRRRNGVKPSMPTAAERDIILGAMGKMPY, translated from the exons ATGTCCGTGGTAACTGGAAGGCTGAGAGATCCTGACATAAATCCTTGCTTGTTG GAATCTGATGCTTCTACCAGATGTATGGATGAGAATAACTATGAGAGGGGAAGGTGTTCCACTCACTTCCTGAAGTACAAAAACTGCCGGAAGTTCTGG AATGCTATCATGATCCAGAGAAGACGGAATGGAGTGAAGCCGTCTATGCCTACAGCAGCAGAGAGAGACATAATCTTGGGAGCAATGGGCAAGATGCCCTATTGA